DNA from Microvirga ossetica:
GGGTCGTCATCCGGGCCAGATGGCTGGCAAGTCGCCCTATCTGCAGCCAGTGCAGTTTCAGAGCGACCGTCATGCCGTCGGCGAGATCGTGACGGTGCGGATTACGCAGGCTGGCTCGAACAGCCTGTTCGGGGAATGGGTCGGGCCGGGCAGCCAAGCTGCGGCCTAGCCTGTTGTCTGGAAAGACCCCATATTCGTTGGCCGCACGCCTTGCGGCCAACATTCAGAGGAGAGGCATTTGAGCCCAGCGGACAACGCGACCGCACGTGCACAAAAGGGACGGAACGCCAACAGCTTGCATCCTGGCGTCGTCGAAGAGGCCGAGATCATCCTCACCTTCGACGACAACCGCCTCGCCAGCCTCGTCTTTGGACAATACGACCAGAATCTCGCTCATCTGGAGCGGCGCCTGAACGTAGCTGCCATCGCCAACGGCAACCGGGTCACCGTGAAGGGCACGCCGGAAGCCTCCGAGATGGCGCGCCGCGTGCTCGAGGGGCTCTACGAACGCGCCCGCCAGGGCGGAGCGCTCGGCCCCGGCGATGTGGACGGGGCGATTGAGGAGAGCACGCTGCAGGGAAGCCTCTTTCCCGCCGCCGAGGAGCCGCCGGTTCCGGGCCTGACCGCCTTCGACCAGATCTCCACGCGCCGGCGCGGACCGGTGCGCGCCCGCAACGCGGCGCAAAACACCTATATCAAGGCGATCAAGCAGAACGAGCTCGTCTTCGCGGAAGGCCCCGCCGGCACCGGCAAGACCTGGCTCGCGGTCGGCTATGCGGTGTCGCTCCTGGAACAGGGCCAGGTCGACCGCCTGATCATTTCCCGTCCCGCGGTGGAGGCCGGTGAGCGCCTCGGCTTCCTGCCCGGCGACATGCGC
Protein-coding regions in this window:
- a CDS encoding PhoH family protein, which encodes MSPADNATARAQKGRNANSLHPGVVEEAEIILTFDDNRLASLVFGQYDQNLAHLERRLNVAAIANGNRVTVKGTPEASEMARRVLEGLYERARQGGALGPGDVDGAIEESTLQGSLFPAAEEPPVPGLTAFDQISTRRRGPVRARNAAQNTYIKAIKQNELVFAEGPAGTGKTWLAVGYAVSLLEQGQVDRLIISRPAVEAGERLGFLPGDMREKVDPYLRPIYDALYDFMEARHVDRGLQTGMIEIAPLAFMRGRTLTNALVLLDEAQNTTSMQMKMFLTRLGEGSRMIITGDPSQIDLPPGQKSGLVEAMRILQGVEGIARVTFKEQDVVRHDLVRRIVTAYDKAAREAPPEPPRQDYRDRRP